A single region of the Polymorphum gilvum SL003B-26A1 genome encodes:
- a CDS encoding DUF5368 domain-containing protein codes for MKELTFGMLLAVFEEMFGPLLFWLMVAAAALITLAFVYVVIRDRSLESTRLVRAELLAPVGAIAAILFVQFITNSGFKDIGGPIDVIALILIGVAGAVGLTFLAYVAQAVLGGKAKRTG; via the coding sequence ATGAAGGAACTCACATTCGGCATGCTGCTGGCGGTCTTCGAGGAAATGTTCGGGCCGCTGCTGTTCTGGCTCATGGTCGCGGCAGCCGCGCTGATCACGCTTGCCTTCGTCTATGTGGTCATCCGTGACCGGAGTCTGGAGAGCACCCGGCTGGTGCGCGCCGAACTGCTGGCACCGGTCGGGGCGATCGCGGCGATCCTGTTCGTCCAGTTCATCACCAACTCCGGCTTCAAGGACATCGGCGGACCGATCGACGTCATCGCCCTGATCCTGATTGGCGTCGCCGGGGCGGTCGGACTGACCTTCCTCGCCTATGTCGCGCAGGCGGTTCTGGGCGGCAAGGCGAAGCGCACCGGATAG
- a CDS encoding NAD(P)/FAD-dependent oxidoreductase, whose translation MFDTIQSGLIDRRKFLAFAAGSTALVAAAPAARAAKVKTSARIVILGAGAAGTALANRLVDRLDGARITLVDPRKQHLYQPGFTLIAAGLKPASYSVSDTGHWLPGGIDWIQEAAAEIDPEAKKVVTSGGRTLEYDYLVVAAGLSLDYGAIEGMSLDLIGTNGIGSVYAGPDYAAKTWQEMDRFTDKGGVALFTRPATEMKCAGAPLKYTFLTDDYAVRKGTRGKTKIVYAAHAKALFSVPIVNEKVRMLFGERGFDVVHDHVMTAIDSGRKIATFNTPDGPKEIGYDFTNVIPPMKAPDVVRNSPLPWTTGPWSDQGWVEVDRHSMRHVRYPEVFAVGDIAGVPKGKTAASVKWQVPVVEEQLVAQIEGKTSDARYDGYTSCPLITRVGRAMLIEFDYKDNLTPSFPGVIAPLEELWVSWLMKEIALKATYNAMLRGRA comes from the coding sequence ATGTTTGACACGATCCAGTCGGGACTGATCGACCGACGTAAGTTCCTGGCCTTCGCGGCCGGCTCGACTGCGCTGGTCGCCGCAGCGCCGGCAGCACGAGCGGCCAAGGTGAAGACCTCGGCGCGCATCGTGATCCTCGGCGCCGGTGCGGCCGGGACGGCGCTGGCAAATCGCCTGGTCGATCGACTGGACGGTGCCAGGATCACCCTGGTCGATCCGCGCAAGCAGCATCTCTACCAGCCGGGCTTCACGCTCATCGCCGCCGGACTGAAGCCGGCGAGCTACTCGGTGTCGGACACCGGCCACTGGTTGCCGGGCGGGATCGACTGGATCCAGGAGGCAGCAGCCGAGATCGACCCCGAAGCCAAGAAGGTGGTCACCTCGGGCGGCAGGACGCTCGAGTACGACTATCTCGTCGTCGCCGCCGGCCTGTCGCTGGACTACGGCGCGATCGAGGGCATGTCGCTCGACCTGATCGGGACCAACGGCATCGGCTCCGTCTACGCCGGGCCCGACTATGCCGCCAAGACCTGGCAGGAGATGGACCGCTTCACCGACAAGGGCGGCGTCGCCCTGTTCACCCGGCCGGCGACCGAAATGAAATGCGCCGGCGCACCGCTGAAATACACCTTCCTGACCGACGACTACGCGGTGCGCAAGGGAACCCGGGGCAAGACGAAGATCGTCTACGCGGCCCATGCCAAGGCGCTGTTCTCGGTGCCGATCGTCAACGAGAAGGTGCGCATGCTGTTCGGCGAGCGCGGCTTCGACGTGGTCCACGATCACGTCATGACGGCGATCGACTCGGGCCGCAAGATCGCCACCTTCAACACTCCGGACGGCCCGAAGGAGATCGGCTACGACTTCACCAACGTCATCCCGCCGATGAAGGCGCCGGATGTGGTGAGAAACAGCCCGCTGCCGTGGACGACCGGTCCCTGGAGCGACCAGGGATGGGTCGAGGTCGACCGGCACAGCATGCGCCATGTCCGCTATCCGGAGGTTTTCGCCGTCGGCGATATCGCCGGCGTGCCGAAAGGCAAGACGGCGGCCAGCGTCAAGTGGCAGGTGCCGGTGGTCGAGGAGCAGCTCGTCGCCCAGATCGAGGGCAAGACCAGCGATGCGCGCTATGACGGCTACACCTCCTGCCCGCTGATCACGCGCGTCGGGCGGGCGATGCTGATCGAGTTCGACTACAAGGACAACCTGACCCCGTCCTTCCCCGGCGTGATCGCGCCGCTGGAGGAGTTGTGGGTGTCCTGGCTGATGAAAGAAATCGCCCTCAAGGCGACCTACAACGCCATGCTGCGCGGCCGCGCCTGA
- the cydB gene encoding cytochrome d ubiquinol oxidase subunit II: MILHQLIDFETLRVIWWGLLGVLLIGFALTDGFDMGVGALLPFVARTDVERRVAINTIGPVWEGNQVWFILGGGAIFAAWPPLYAVSFSGFYLAMFLVLAALILRPVAFTYRSKRIDPRWREAWDWALFVGGAVPALIFGVAVGNVLQGVPFRLTEDLMPLYEGSFIGLLNPFALLCGLTSVAMLVMHGGAWLSLKASGPVALRARRYGEGAALVAVAGYAFAGVWLAVGIDSFAFAGPVATDGPSNPLLSEVLHGGSWLNAYAERPWIAIAPLLGFAGALLAWAGLRAGREVSTLLASKLAIFGMISSVGLTMFPFILPSTVDPASSLTVWDSSSSHLTLFVMLVATVVFMPLILMYTAWMLGLFAAAIFAVMSAMWLEMQEDDLLFAKSGQTAKGKADDV; the protein is encoded by the coding sequence ATGATCCTGCATCAACTCATCGATTTCGAGACGCTCCGCGTCATCTGGTGGGGACTGCTCGGCGTGCTGCTGATCGGATTCGCGCTGACCGACGGATTCGACATGGGCGTCGGCGCGCTGCTGCCCTTCGTTGCGCGCACGGACGTCGAGCGACGGGTCGCCATCAACACCATCGGACCGGTTTGGGAAGGCAACCAGGTTTGGTTCATCCTCGGCGGCGGCGCCATCTTCGCCGCCTGGCCGCCGCTCTACGCGGTCAGCTTCTCCGGCTTCTATCTGGCCATGTTTCTGGTCCTGGCGGCGCTCATCCTGCGGCCGGTCGCCTTCACGTACCGGTCCAAGCGGATCGATCCGCGCTGGCGGGAAGCCTGGGACTGGGCCCTGTTCGTGGGCGGCGCCGTACCAGCGCTGATCTTCGGCGTCGCCGTCGGCAACGTCCTGCAGGGCGTGCCGTTCCGCCTGACGGAAGACCTGATGCCCCTCTACGAGGGGTCCTTCATCGGCCTGCTCAATCCCTTCGCGCTCCTGTGCGGACTGACCTCCGTCGCCATGCTGGTCATGCACGGCGGCGCCTGGCTGTCGCTGAAGGCGTCGGGGCCGGTGGCCCTGCGCGCCCGCCGCTACGGGGAAGGCGCGGCGCTGGTCGCGGTGGCGGGCTACGCGTTCGCCGGCGTCTGGCTGGCGGTCGGCATCGACAGCTTCGCCTTCGCAGGTCCGGTGGCGACCGACGGCCCGTCCAATCCGCTGCTGAGCGAGGTCCTGCATGGCGGCAGTTGGCTCAATGCCTACGCCGAGCGGCCGTGGATCGCGATCGCGCCGCTGCTCGGCTTTGCCGGCGCCCTGCTGGCGTGGGCGGGGCTGCGCGCCGGACGGGAGGTCAGCACGTTGCTGGCGTCGAAACTCGCGATCTTCGGCATGATCTCGTCGGTCGGCCTGACGATGTTTCCGTTCATCCTGCCCTCGACCGTCGATCCGGCCTCGTCGCTGACGGTCTGGGACAGCTCCTCGTCGCATCTGACCCTGTTCGTCATGCTGGTGGCGACAGTCGTCTTCATGCCGCTGATCCTCATGTACACCGCCTGGATGCTCGGCCTGTTCGCGGCCGCCATCTTTGCTGTCATGAGCGCCATGTGGCTGGAGATGCAGGAGGACGACCTGCTGTTCGCAAAATCCGGCCAGACCGCCAAGGGGAAGGCAGACGATGTTTGA